One Etheostoma spectabile isolate EspeVRDwgs_2016 chromosome 12, UIUC_Espe_1.0, whole genome shotgun sequence genomic window carries:
- the LOC116699644 gene encoding E3 ubiquitin-protein ligase TRIM39, whose translation MSGTSCLLSEEQFLCCICLDVFTCPVTIPCGHNFCKNCITQHWTINSFQCQCPMCKKQFKTRPELSVNTFINEMAAEFRQSAGKKSSGEVAKPGEVPCDICTGTRLKAVMSCLTCCASYCGTHLNPHMTADPLKRHSLTHPVENMEARVCPQHKKTLELFCKTDQTCVCSDCIVSEHMAHNVASLKDEYEAKKAELQEEEAEIQQMIQNRKLKIQKTERLKMHSEKDAEREIAEGVRIFTVLIQTAERDLNELIEMIQERQKTTEEQADGFIKEMEQEIQALLKRMAEVQQLSRTQDHLNFLQSFTSMNTALCTNSWKEISIRQPSYEGTVLNAVAELEEMISTEKNQLLHGARLKRVQHYAADVILEQHTANPWLILSNDGKQVMCGEVMRDLPDNPERFSLYANVLAQQSISFGRFYYEVEVTGKTDWTLGVVKVSVDRKGIIPLSPLNGYWAVALRNEKDYLILSTPVVSLSLNSRPQKVGVFVSYDEGLVSFYDVDAAVHLYSFTNCCFTEVLCPFFSPGLHHGGTNSTPLTISPVNPTDLI comes from the coding sequence ATGTCAGGTACCAGTTGTCTGTTGTCTGAGGAGCAGTTTTTGTGCTGCATCTGTCTGGATGTTTTCACTTGTCCAGTCACTATACCATGTGGACACAACTTCTGCAAAAACTGTATCACACAGCACTGGACCATTAACAGTTTTCAGTGCCAGTGTCCCatgtgtaaaaaacaatttaaaacacgACCTGAGCTCTCTGTCAACACTTTCATAAATGAGATGGCCGCTGAGTTCAGACAGTCAGCTGGAAAGAAAAGCAGCGGGGAAGTTGCCAAACCAGGGGAAGTCCCCTGTGACATCTGCACTGGAACCCGACTGAAAGCTGTGATGTCGTGCTTGACGTGTTGTGCCTCCTACTGCGGTACTCATCTAAATCCCCACATGACCGCCGACCCGTTGAAAAGACATTCCCTGACTCATCCTGTGGAGAACATGGAGGCCAGGGTGTGTCCGCAGCACAAAAAAACCCTGGAGCTTTTCTGTAAGACTGACCAGACGTGTGTGTGCTCGGACTGCATTGTTTCAGAACACATGGCACACAACGTTGCTTCTCTGAAAGACGAATATGAAGCAAAGAAGGCCGAGCTGCAGGAGGAAGAGGCTGAAATCCAGCAGATGATTCAGAACAGAAAGCTCAAGATCCAGAAAACCGAACGCTTAAAGATGCACAGTGAGAaagatgcagagagagagatcgCAGAAGGCGTTCGCATCTTCACCGTTCTGATCCAGACGGCCGAGAGAGACTTGAATGAGCTTATTGAGATGATTCAAGAGAGGCAGAAGACGACAGAGGAACAGGCCGACGGCTTTATCAAAGAAATGGAACAAGAAATCCAGGCACTTTTGAAGAGAATGGCTGAGGTGCAGCAGCTCTCACGTACTCAAGACCATCTTAACTTCCTCCAGAGCTTCACATCCATGAACACTGCTCTGTGCACCAATAGCTGGAAAGAAATCAGCATCCGTCAGCCGTCATATGAGGGGACTGTGTTGAACGCTGTGGCTGAGCTGGAGGAGATGATCAGCACAGAGAAGAACCAGCTGCTTCACGGGGCCAGGCTGAAGAGGGTCCAGCATTACGCCGCCGATGTGATTCTTGAACAACACACAGCTAATCCATGGCTCATCCTGTCCAATGATGGGAAACAAGTTATGTGTGGTGAGGTGATGAGGGACTTACCAGACAATCCGGAGAGATTTTCTCTTTACGCCAACGTCTTGGCACAGCAGAGCATCTCCTTTGGAAGATTTTACTACGAGGTTGAGGTTACAGGGAAAACTGACTGGACTCTGGGAGTGGTCAAAGTGTCAGTGGACAGGAAGGGAATAATCCCACTAAGCCCTTTGAATGGCTACTGGGCTGTGGCTTTGAGGAACGAAAAGGATTACCTTATTCTTTCTACCCCTGTTGTCAGCCTCAGTCTAAACTCGAGGcctcagaaggtgggggtgtttgtgAGCTACGATgagggtctggtctccttttatgATGTGGATGCTGCGGTTCATCTCTACTCTTTTACCAACTGCTGCTTCACCGAGGTGCTCTGTCCCTTCTTCAGTCCGGGTCTTCATCATGGTGGCACCAACTCCACCCCTCTGACAATTTCACCTGTCAACCCCACTGATTTGATCTGA